A window of Bradyrhizobium sp. AZCC 1610 contains these coding sequences:
- a CDS encoding 2-hydroxyacid dehydrogenase produces the protein MAAANISSEKIDVLIYGPIRPILEGGFSDQFVLHMAESRADLERLTPDTAAKIRGMAVTYHMVPADAKALSQFPKLEIIASFGVGYDHVDSAYAREHDIVVTNTPDVLTEEVADVAMGLLISTLREFVKADRYLRSGQWQTQNYPLSVGSLRDRKIGIVGMGRIGQAIGRRLEASRVPVSYHSRNPSSAVSYKHYPDLMEMAKAVDTLIVIVPGGASTAKMINADVLKALGPRGVLINVARGSVVDEPALVAALKSGTILAAGLDVFANEPNVPDELTSMQNVVLLPHIGSASVVTRNAMDQLVVDNLKNWFAGKAPLTPVPETPVKGR, from the coding sequence ATGGCTGCCGCGAATATTTCGTCCGAAAAGATCGATGTCCTGATCTACGGGCCCATCAGGCCGATTCTGGAAGGCGGCTTTTCGGATCAGTTCGTCCTGCATATGGCGGAGAGCCGCGCCGACCTCGAGCGATTGACGCCTGATACCGCGGCGAAGATCCGCGGCATGGCGGTGACCTATCACATGGTGCCGGCCGATGCGAAGGCGCTGTCGCAGTTTCCAAAACTCGAAATCATCGCGAGCTTCGGCGTCGGCTACGACCATGTCGATTCCGCCTATGCGCGTGAGCACGATATCGTCGTCACCAACACGCCCGACGTGCTGACCGAAGAGGTCGCCGACGTCGCAATGGGGCTTTTGATTTCGACCTTGCGCGAGTTCGTCAAGGCCGACCGCTATCTGCGCTCCGGCCAGTGGCAGACGCAGAACTATCCGTTGAGCGTCGGCTCGCTGCGCGACCGCAAGATCGGGATCGTCGGCATGGGCCGCATCGGCCAGGCGATCGGACGCCGGCTCGAAGCCTCGCGCGTGCCGGTGTCCTATCACTCGCGCAACCCGTCCTCGGCCGTGTCCTACAAGCACTATCCCGATCTGATGGAAATGGCGAAGGCGGTGGACACGCTGATCGTGATCGTGCCGGGCGGCGCATCGACCGCAAAGATGATCAATGCCGACGTGCTAAAGGCGCTCGGTCCGCGCGGCGTCTTGATCAACGTCGCGCGCGGCTCCGTCGTCGACGAGCCGGCGCTGGTCGCGGCGCTGAAATCCGGCACCATCCTCGCGGCCGGCCTTGACGTCTTTGCCAACGAGCCGAACGTGCCGGACGAATTGACGTCCATGCAAAATGTCGTGCTGTTGCCACATATCGGCTCAGCTTCGGTGGTAACGCGCAACGCCATGGATCAGCTCGTCGTCGACAATCTGAAAAACTGGTTTGCCGGCAAGGCGCCGTTGACGCCTGTTCCGGAAACCCCGGTGAAGGGGCGCTGA
- a CDS encoding ABC transporter permease: MSSLQNIGRMLLPIAVLAAGLGLWELVVRVNDIQPYVLPGPYVVFQTLVGDWPVLSESLGVTLLTTLEGFIAAAVGGVALALLFNQSKWLEYSLFPYAVILQVTPVIAIAPLLLIYLPQQTAVIVCAWIVGFFPVLSNTTLGLNSVDRNLAGLFQLYGASRLQTLRYLKLPAALPYILGGLRIAGGLSLIGAVVAEIAAGTAGAGSGLAFRIAESGYRLNIPRMFAALLLLSVAGIVIYGLLALVSHLVLRRWHESALGKEN; encoded by the coding sequence ATGAGCTCCTTACAGAATATCGGCCGGATGCTGCTGCCCATAGCCGTGCTCGCCGCGGGCCTGGGCTTGTGGGAACTCGTGGTGCGCGTCAACGACATCCAGCCTTACGTGCTGCCGGGCCCTTATGTCGTGTTTCAGACGCTCGTCGGCGACTGGCCGGTGCTGTCGGAGTCGCTCGGCGTCACCCTGCTGACCACGCTGGAAGGCTTTATCGCCGCGGCCGTCGGCGGCGTCGCGCTGGCGCTGTTGTTCAATCAGTCGAAATGGCTGGAATATTCGCTGTTTCCCTATGCGGTGATCCTGCAGGTCACGCCGGTGATCGCAATTGCGCCGCTATTGCTGATCTATCTGCCGCAGCAGACCGCGGTCATCGTCTGCGCCTGGATCGTCGGCTTCTTTCCGGTCCTGTCCAACACCACGCTTGGGCTGAATTCGGTGGACCGCAATCTGGCCGGGCTGTTTCAGCTCTACGGCGCGTCGCGGCTGCAGACGCTGCGGTACCTGAAATTGCCGGCGGCGCTGCCGTATATCCTTGGCGGCTTGCGGATCGCGGGCGGCCTGTCCTTGATCGGCGCCGTGGTCGCCGAAATCGCGGCGGGCACCGCGGGCGCCGGCTCCGGGCTGGCGTTCCGGATCGCCGAGTCCGGTTATCGCCTCAACATTCCCCGAATGTTCGCGGCGTTGCTGTTGCTGTCGGTGGCCGGGATTGTCATCTATGGGCTGCTGGCGCTAGTTTCGCATCTGGTACTACGGCGCTGGCATGAGAGCGCGCTTGGAAAGGAAAATTGA
- a CDS encoding ABC transporter ATP-binding protein has product MAGPDLSETDIDAAVLAVRLRAVTKTYDNGVTALGPLDLDVAKGEFVSLLGPSGCGKSTALRLIAGLSAPSAGTVSVSHRANRKDGRHPIGFVFQEPTLMPWASVRDNVRLPLKLSHAPATDADNRIEEALAQVGLFEFADAYPRELSGGMKMRVSLARALVTDPDILLLDEPFAALDEITRFRLNNDLLDLWRKLHKTVIFVTHSVFESVYLSQRVIVMTARPGRLASAFRIATVEPRGEEFRTSAEYAGYCREVSSALAPSYSGQRSA; this is encoded by the coding sequence ATGGCCGGGCCCGATTTGTCCGAGACGGATATCGATGCGGCTGTCCTGGCAGTGCGTCTGCGCGCCGTTACCAAGACCTATGATAACGGCGTGACCGCTCTCGGACCGCTCGATCTCGATGTCGCAAAAGGCGAATTCGTCTCGTTGCTCGGGCCTTCCGGCTGCGGAAAATCGACCGCACTGCGGCTGATCGCAGGGCTCAGCGCGCCAAGTGCGGGCACGGTGAGCGTTTCCCATCGCGCCAACAGGAAGGATGGGCGGCATCCCATCGGCTTCGTGTTTCAGGAGCCGACGCTGATGCCGTGGGCAAGCGTGCGCGACAACGTCCGCCTGCCGCTGAAACTTTCGCATGCGCCGGCGACTGATGCCGACAACCGCATCGAGGAGGCGCTGGCGCAGGTCGGCCTTTTCGAGTTTGCCGATGCATACCCCCGTGAATTGTCCGGCGGCATGAAGATGCGGGTCTCATTGGCGCGCGCGCTCGTCACCGACCCGGATATTCTGCTGCTGGACGAGCCGTTCGCGGCGCTCGACGAGATCACGCGCTTTCGGCTCAACAACGATCTGCTTGATCTGTGGCGCAAGCTGCACAAGACCGTCATCTTCGTCACCCATTCGGTGTTCGAGTCGGTCTACCTGTCGCAGCGGGTGATCGTGATGACGGCGCGGCCGGGCCGCTTGGCAAGCGCGTTTCGCATCGCCACAGTGGAGCCGCGCGGGGAGGAGTTTCGCACTTCCGCCGAATATGCCGGCTATTGCCGCGAGGTCTCCAGCGCGCTCGCGCCTTCCTATTCCGGGCAGCGCAGCGCATGA
- a CDS encoding ABC transporter substrate-binding protein: MNPAFLTRALTAGLLTLMAGLMPARGQTLDKVSFGTNWVAEAEHGGFFQAVADGTYKKYGLDVTIVPGGPNTNNRILLTAGKLDFFMTANTLQSFDAITNNVPVVAVAAIFQKDPQVFLTHPETKFTKLEDLKPLTLFVSKEGVASYFQWLKSEYGFSESKVKPYTFNSQPFIVNKQSAMQGYVTSEPYAVEKAAGFKPGVILLADHGFNAYSTLIETRREIVDKKPDLVQRFVDASAIGWYNYLYGDNSAGNAMIKKMNPEMTDELLNYSVTKMKEYGIVDSGDTLRDGIGAMNDARVASFFDKMVRAGVVRRDIDYRQAYTLRFVNKGVGVDLRPKN; the protein is encoded by the coding sequence ATGAACCCGGCCTTTTTGACGCGAGCGTTAACCGCAGGTCTTTTGACGCTGATGGCGGGGCTGATGCCCGCGCGTGGGCAAACCCTCGACAAGGTGTCGTTCGGAACCAACTGGGTCGCGGAGGCCGAACATGGCGGCTTCTTCCAGGCGGTTGCCGACGGCACCTACAAGAAATACGGCCTCGACGTCACCATCGTTCCCGGCGGCCCCAATACCAACAACCGCATCCTGCTGACCGCCGGCAAGCTCGACTTCTTCATGACCGCGAACACGCTGCAATCGTTCGACGCGATCACCAACAACGTACCGGTGGTCGCGGTCGCCGCCATCTTCCAGAAGGATCCGCAGGTCTTCCTGACCCATCCAGAAACCAAATTCACCAAGCTCGAAGATCTCAAGCCGCTCACGCTATTCGTGTCCAAGGAAGGCGTCGCGAGCTATTTCCAGTGGCTGAAGTCCGAATACGGGTTCAGCGAGAGCAAGGTGAAACCCTACACCTTCAATTCGCAGCCATTTATCGTGAACAAGCAGAGCGCGATGCAGGGCTACGTCACTTCCGAGCCCTACGCCGTGGAGAAGGCGGCCGGCTTCAAGCCGGGCGTGATCCTGCTCGCCGATCACGGCTTCAACGCCTATTCGACCCTGATCGAGACCCGCCGCGAAATCGTCGACAAGAAACCCGACCTCGTGCAGCGCTTCGTAGATGCCTCTGCCATCGGCTGGTACAATTATCTCTACGGCGACAATTCGGCCGGCAACGCGATGATCAAGAAGATGAACCCGGAAATGACCGACGAGCTGCTGAACTACTCCGTCACCAAGATGAAGGAATACGGCATTGTCGATTCCGGCGATACCTTGCGCGACGGCATCGGCGCGATGAATGACGCGCGCGTTGCGAGCTTCTTCGACAAGATGGTGCGGGCCGGCGTGGTTCGCCGCGATATCGATTACCGCCAGGCCTACACGTTGCGTTTCGTCAACAAGGGCGTCGGTGTCGATCTGCGGCCGAAGAACTGA
- a CDS encoding creatininase family protein translates to MTSTVPPRDWTDIHWPDTASADAAGWIAVLPLAATEQHGPHLPLETDVLIGEAYLARVRELLPVALPVTFLPLQPVGISTEHIDYPGTLTLPTDVALKEWMGIGESVARSGIRKLVIVTSHGGNSAAMSLVAQDLRAHHGLLVVTTSWSRFGAPDGLFSAEEIRHGIHGGAVETSIMLARYPHTVRNEAIADFRPASIAMEKKFRWLSAHRPVPFAWQTQDLHESGAVGDATKASAEKGEQLLDHGARAFCELLDDVDKFDPELFLRRPKS, encoded by the coding sequence ATGACCTCAACCGTTCCGCCCCGCGACTGGACCGACATCCACTGGCCGGATACCGCCAGCGCCGACGCCGCGGGCTGGATAGCGGTGCTGCCGCTGGCCGCCACCGAGCAGCACGGCCCGCATCTGCCGCTGGAAACCGACGTCCTGATCGGCGAGGCCTATCTGGCGCGGGTGCGCGAGCTGTTGCCTGTCGCGCTTCCCGTCACCTTTCTGCCGCTGCAGCCGGTCGGCATTTCCACCGAGCATATCGATTATCCGGGCACGCTGACGTTGCCGACCGATGTCGCATTGAAGGAGTGGATGGGGATCGGTGAGAGTGTCGCGCGATCGGGCATCCGCAAGCTTGTGATCGTGACGAGCCATGGCGGCAACAGCGCGGCGATGTCGCTGGTGGCGCAGGATCTGCGCGCGCATCACGGGCTTCTCGTGGTCACCACGAGCTGGTCGCGCTTCGGCGCACCGGACGGACTGTTTTCCGCGGAAGAAATCCGTCACGGCATTCATGGCGGCGCGGTCGAGACTTCGATCATGCTGGCGCGCTATCCCCACACCGTGCGGAACGAAGCGATCGCGGACTTTCGTCCCGCCAGCATCGCGATGGAAAAGAAGTTTCGCTGGCTCTCCGCCCATCGCCCGGTGCCATTTGCGTGGCAGACGCAGGATCTGCATGAAAGCGGCGCGGTCGGCGACGCCACCAAAGCCTCCGCGGAGAAGGGCGAACAACTGCTCGATCACGGCGCGCGCGCGTTCTGCGAATTGCTCGATGACGTCGACAAATTCGATCCGGAATTGTTTCTTCGCAGGCCAAAGAGTTAG
- a CDS encoding carbohydrate porin — protein MTRRSRSRDYLLAGLGFSLLALDGVASAADMSLKAPAVRAVHSWTGFYLGGHVGYGGGSFGPGTNPLPLQGVFFPHSITGLIGGYQAGYNFQLPNNLVSGAEVDVSFLSTLDRPRLVPAPFNTTFDYIATARGRVGYAFGTLLPYVTGGVAWARTHVDINDIDGSVLSTRGHTHLGWTAGAGVEYAADARWSAKLEYDYIDLGARTYGLADVSLPDVRVDPKIHTVKLGLNYKIWDGPPSATSSDYAIRPPTPPASRDWNVHAQTTFLPQGYPSFRSPYQGTNSLPGAGRVRETWTVGAFLGWRLWDGGEFYFGPELAQGFGIGGTLGLAGFSNGEAQKGGAEYPRFRAQRYFFRQTFGLGGEQEEVADAANQLPGKRDIDRVTVTVGRFAVGDFFDGNSYAKDPRLDFMNWAMWASAAYDFPADLPGFTRGAVVELNRKDWAVRAGLFQVPSAPNSDVLTFKTGGAVVEFEERHTVFDQPGKLRLGIFANRGNTGNYRNALAISAADPALDINNVMTDIRRQNLKYGFYVNAEQQIMKDVGLFARASWNDGRNEILSFTDIDRSISAGLSVKGSYWGRPSDTFGLGGAINGLSSAHRDFLAAGGLGLLIGDGRLNYSNERILETYYAYAIDKNFTFTADYQLVTNPAYNADRGPVHIFSGRFHGEF, from the coding sequence ATGACCCGCCGCAGCCGATCCCGGGATTATTTGTTGGCTGGCCTGGGCTTCAGCCTGCTCGCATTGGATGGTGTTGCCAGCGCCGCCGACATGTCCTTAAAGGCCCCAGCCGTTAGAGCCGTCCATAGCTGGACCGGCTTCTATCTCGGCGGCCATGTCGGTTATGGCGGCGGCAGCTTCGGCCCCGGCACCAATCCGCTGCCGCTGCAAGGCGTGTTCTTTCCCCACAGCATCACCGGCCTGATCGGCGGCTATCAGGCCGGCTATAATTTTCAACTCCCGAACAATCTGGTCTCGGGCGCTGAGGTCGATGTTTCATTCCTGAGCACGCTTGATCGTCCACGGCTTGTGCCGGCCCCTTTCAACACCACCTTCGACTACATTGCCACGGCCCGGGGCCGTGTCGGATACGCATTCGGAACGCTGTTGCCCTATGTGACCGGCGGTGTCGCCTGGGCCCGGACCCATGTCGACATCAATGATATCGACGGAAGCGTGCTGTCCACGCGCGGGCATACACATCTCGGCTGGACCGCAGGCGCTGGCGTCGAGTATGCCGCCGACGCCAGATGGAGCGCAAAACTCGAATACGACTACATCGATCTGGGAGCCCGAACCTATGGGCTTGCGGATGTGTCGCTGCCGGATGTCAGGGTCGATCCAAAGATCCACACCGTCAAGCTCGGATTGAACTACAAGATCTGGGACGGGCCGCCTTCCGCGACATCAAGCGATTACGCCATCAGGCCACCCACCCCTCCCGCGTCCAGGGACTGGAACGTCCACGCCCAGACGACATTCCTTCCGCAGGGCTATCCGAGCTTCCGCTCGCCGTATCAAGGTACGAACAGCCTGCCGGGCGCCGGACGCGTCAGAGAGACCTGGACGGTCGGAGCCTTTCTCGGCTGGCGGTTGTGGGACGGCGGAGAGTTCTATTTTGGTCCGGAGCTTGCGCAGGGCTTTGGAATCGGCGGCACATTAGGCTTGGCAGGTTTTTCCAACGGCGAAGCCCAAAAAGGCGGCGCCGAGTATCCGAGATTCCGCGCACAGCGCTATTTCTTCCGGCAGACATTCGGGCTGGGCGGCGAACAGGAAGAAGTGGCCGATGCGGCCAATCAGTTGCCGGGCAAGCGCGACATCGACCGGGTCACGGTGACGGTCGGGCGATTTGCCGTCGGAGATTTCTTTGACGGCAATTCCTACGCAAAAGATCCCCGCTTGGATTTCATGAACTGGGCCATGTGGGCGTCCGCGGCCTATGACTTTCCGGCCGATCTCCCCGGATTTACCCGCGGCGCCGTGGTCGAACTCAATCGCAAGGATTGGGCAGTCCGCGCCGGCCTGTTTCAGGTGCCCTCTGCTCCCAACAGCGATGTCCTCACCTTCAAGACCGGCGGAGCTGTTGTCGAATTCGAAGAACGTCACACTGTGTTCGACCAGCCCGGCAAATTGCGGCTCGGCATCTTCGCCAATCGCGGCAATACCGGAAACTACCGCAACGCGCTGGCGATCAGCGCCGCAGACCCGGCGCTCGATATCAACAACGTCATGACAGACATCCGGCGCCAAAATCTCAAATACGGTTTCTACGTCAACGCCGAACAACAGATCATGAAGGATGTCGGCCTGTTCGCCCGCGCGAGTTGGAACGACGGCCGCAACGAAATCCTGTCGTTTACCGACATCGACCGCAGCATCTCGGCAGGCCTGTCGGTCAAGGGCAGCTATTGGGGACGCCCGAGCGATACATTCGGTTTGGGCGGCGCAATCAATGGTCTCTCCAGCGCGCACCGCGATTTCCTGGCGGCCGGCGGTCTCGGCCTGCTGATCGGCGACGGCCGTCTCAACTACAGCAACGAACGAATCCTCGAAACCTACTACGCCTACGCAATCGACAAGAACTTCACGTTCACCGCCGATTACCAGCTGGTTACGAACCCCGCCTACAACGCCGACCGCGGCCCGGTCCACATCTTCTCCGGCCGTTTCCACGGGGAATTCTAA
- a CDS encoding FMN-binding glutamate synthase family protein: protein MDTLLLPFSPRYIILTICAVVTALLIGIGIFDQNLKVWELLLLPIVIFGALTFLGIRDLLQKNHAVLRNYPISAHIRFLLEEIRPEIRQYFFESEKDGMPFSRDTRALVYQRAKMVLDKRPFGTQEDVYRDGYEWMHHSMAPKARAVEQFRVTIGGPDCAKPYSASVFNISAMSFGALSPNAVRALNAGAKKGSFAHDTGEGGVSPYHREHGGDIIWEIGSGYFGCRNRDGSFNPEEFARVASDDQIKMVELKVSQGAKPGHGGVLPAAKVSEEISKIRGVAMGEDCISPATHSAFSTPLEMMAFIGEMRRLSGGKPAGFKLCVGHPWEFLAICKAMLQTGIYPDFIVVDGNEGGTGAAPLEFMDHLGMPMREGVNFVHNALIGINARDRIKIGAAGKIATAFDMARAMAIGADWCNSARGFMFALGCIQSLSCHTDRCPTGVSTQDPLRARALVVPLKIERVYSYHHATLHALSELIAAAGLGHPQQLRPIHFSQRSSTNDTLSFAKLYPSLRPGELIEGTQDPRFREAWAMARAESFQPVG from the coding sequence ATGGATACGCTGCTGCTTCCGTTCTCGCCACGCTACATCATTCTGACGATCTGCGCCGTCGTCACGGCATTGCTGATCGGCATCGGGATTTTCGACCAAAATCTCAAGGTGTGGGAGCTGCTGCTGCTGCCGATCGTGATTTTCGGCGCCCTCACATTTCTCGGCATTCGCGATCTCCTGCAAAAGAACCACGCGGTTTTGCGCAACTATCCGATATCGGCGCATATCCGCTTCCTGCTCGAGGAAATTCGCCCGGAGATACGGCAGTACTTCTTCGAGAGCGAGAAGGACGGTATGCCGTTTTCCCGCGACACCCGCGCCTTGGTCTATCAGCGCGCCAAGATGGTGCTCGACAAGCGGCCGTTCGGCACCCAGGAGGACGTCTATCGCGATGGATACGAATGGATGCACCATTCGATGGCGCCGAAAGCTCGTGCCGTCGAGCAATTTCGCGTCACTATCGGTGGTCCGGATTGCGCCAAGCCGTACTCGGCCTCGGTCTTCAACATCTCGGCGATGAGTTTTGGGGCGCTCAGCCCCAACGCGGTGCGGGCGCTGAATGCGGGGGCGAAGAAGGGCAGCTTTGCGCACGACACCGGCGAGGGTGGCGTCAGTCCTTATCACCGCGAACACGGCGGTGACATCATCTGGGAAATCGGTTCGGGCTACTTCGGCTGCCGCAACCGCGACGGCTCATTCAACCCGGAGGAATTTGCCCGCGTCGCCAGCGACGATCAGATCAAGATGGTCGAACTCAAGGTCAGCCAGGGCGCCAAGCCCGGACATGGCGGGGTCCTTCCGGCGGCCAAAGTCTCTGAAGAGATCTCCAAAATTCGCGGTGTCGCCATGGGAGAGGATTGCATTTCGCCGGCCACGCACAGCGCGTTCTCGACGCCGCTGGAAATGATGGCCTTCATCGGCGAGATGCGGCGATTATCCGGCGGCAAGCCCGCCGGGTTCAAGCTGTGCGTCGGGCATCCCTGGGAATTCCTGGCGATATGCAAGGCGATGCTGCAGACCGGGATATATCCTGATTTCATCGTGGTCGACGGCAATGAAGGCGGTACCGGCGCGGCTCCGCTGGAATTCATGGACCATCTGGGCATGCCGATGCGGGAAGGCGTCAATTTCGTCCATAATGCACTGATCGGCATCAATGCGCGCGACCGCATCAAGATCGGCGCCGCCGGCAAGATCGCGACCGCATTCGACATGGCGCGCGCGATGGCGATCGGCGCCGACTGGTGCAATTCTGCGCGCGGCTTCATGTTCGCACTCGGCTGCATCCAGTCGCTGAGCTGCCATACCGATCGATGCCCGACGGGCGTGAGCACCCAGGATCCGCTTCGCGCCCGCGCGCTGGTGGTGCCGCTCAAGATCGAGCGGGTCTACAGCTATCATCACGCCACTCTGCACGCCCTGTCCGAACTTATCGCGGCGGCGGGGCTCGGACATCCGCAGCAATTACGGCCGATCCATTTCTCGCAGCGATCCTCCACGAACGACACGTTGTCATTCGCAAAACTCTATCCGTCGCTGCGTCCGGGTGAGTTGATCGAAGGCACGCAGGATCCACGCTTCCGCGAGGCCTGGGCGATGGCGCGCGCGGAATCGTTCCAGCCGGTGGGGTAG
- a CDS encoding ferredoxin--NADP reductase, with product MSAFYREKVLSVRHWTDTLFSFRATRDSGFRFQNGQFAMIGLEVEGRPLLRAYSMASANHEEELEFFSIKVADGPLTSKLQKIREGDEILVGRKATGTLITDNLIPGKRLLLLSTGTGLAPFASLIKDPDVYERFETIVLVHGCRQVSELAYGEELVAKLREDELFGPLLSEKLLYYPTVTREPFRNRGRITDLISSEQLFNDIHQAPLNIETDRIMMCGSPGMLDELKQMFESGGFLEGSHNTPGHFVIEKAFVER from the coding sequence ATGAGCGCATTCTATAGAGAGAAGGTTCTTTCTGTCCGCCACTGGACCGATACGCTTTTCAGCTTCCGAGCCACCCGCGATTCCGGTTTCCGTTTCCAGAACGGCCAGTTTGCGATGATCGGCCTTGAGGTCGAGGGCCGGCCCCTGCTGCGCGCCTACAGCATGGCGAGCGCCAATCACGAGGAAGAACTCGAATTCTTCTCCATCAAGGTCGCGGACGGGCCGCTGACCTCGAAGCTGCAGAAGATCCGCGAGGGCGACGAAATCCTGGTCGGCCGCAAGGCGACCGGCACGCTGATCACCGACAATCTGATTCCGGGCAAGCGCCTGCTGCTGCTGTCGACCGGCACGGGTCTCGCGCCGTTCGCCAGCCTGATCAAGGACCCTGACGTCTATGAGCGGTTCGAGACCATCGTGCTCGTTCATGGCTGCCGTCAGGTTTCCGAGCTTGCCTATGGCGAGGAACTGGTCGCCAAGCTGCGCGAGGACGAACTGTTCGGGCCGCTGCTATCGGAGAAGCTATTGTATTACCCGACGGTGACCCGCGAGCCGTTCCGCAACCGCGGCCGCATCACCGACCTGATCTCGTCCGAGCAGTTGTTCAACGACATCCACCAGGCGCCGCTCAATATTGAGACCGATCGCATCATGATGTGCGGCAGCCCGGGCATGCTGGACGAGCTGAAGCAGATGTTCGAGTCCGGCGGCTTCCTCGAAGGCAGCCACAACACGCCCGGCCATTTCGTGATCGAGAAGGCGTTCGTCGAGCGCTGA
- a CDS encoding bifunctional folylpolyglutamate synthase/dihydrofolate synthase gives MFDLPKYGDGVCLARMAELLEHLSIDRARLQRNSVVVTGSNGKGSTAAMCAAIGRAYGLRTGLFTSPHLLRFNERIQIDGVEIADDALARLKLRVEAAIATVSKKVDEKFGAFEALFALACLHFQESGCDFAVFEAGIGGRYDPVRLVGARETCVTSVDYEHIELLGHSLELIVSDKSDACTAGGTIVYGENCRELRPHLVEYNRGRGCTPLFVRDEIRIDNEVTAASGQHFDFQFGYHDYRRLEVNLPGAFQFNNAAIAVTLFLFWLQREQPRKAPDRIEAAIRTGLREARWPGRLETIRQDPLTVIDVGHTPDGIRQSLASLMSIHGRDGWILVTGASRDKKADEIVGALAPSFDTIICTAAHHKGADAQTIAAAARRGNPKANIHVAATIADAARLSQEMARRQKRSVYVAGGLFLAVEYTTVVKGGRAEDLEFF, from the coding sequence GTGTTCGACCTGCCGAAATACGGCGACGGTGTCTGTCTGGCGCGGATGGCCGAGTTGCTGGAGCATCTTTCTATCGATCGCGCGCGACTGCAGCGCAACTCGGTGGTGGTAACCGGCTCCAATGGCAAGGGCAGCACGGCGGCGATGTGCGCCGCTATTGGCCGCGCCTATGGCCTGCGCACCGGCCTGTTCACCTCGCCGCATCTCCTGCGTTTCAACGAACGGATTCAGATCGATGGCGTGGAGATCGCCGACGACGCGCTCGCTCGCTTGAAACTGCGGGTCGAAGCTGCCATCGCAACCGTCTCGAAGAAGGTGGACGAGAAGTTCGGCGCCTTCGAAGCGCTGTTTGCGCTTGCGTGCCTGCACTTCCAGGAGAGCGGATGCGACTTCGCGGTGTTCGAGGCCGGCATCGGCGGCCGCTACGATCCGGTCCGTCTGGTCGGCGCGCGCGAGACGTGCGTCACCTCTGTTGACTACGAGCATATCGAATTGCTCGGACACTCGCTTGAACTGATCGTATCAGACAAGAGCGACGCCTGCACCGCCGGCGGCACGATCGTCTATGGCGAGAACTGCCGGGAGCTGCGGCCGCATCTCGTCGAATATAATCGCGGGCGCGGCTGCACGCCGCTGTTCGTCCGCGATGAGATCCGAATCGACAACGAGGTTACGGCGGCGTCCGGCCAGCATTTCGACTTCCAGTTCGGCTATCATGATTATCGCCGCCTTGAAGTGAACCTGCCGGGCGCATTCCAGTTCAACAACGCCGCCATTGCGGTCACCCTGTTTCTGTTCTGGCTGCAGCGCGAGCAGCCGCGCAAGGCTCCCGACCGGATCGAAGCCGCGATACGCACCGGACTGCGCGAGGCGCGTTGGCCCGGCCGTCTCGAAACCATCCGGCAAGACCCACTCACGGTGATCGATGTCGGCCATACCCCGGACGGCATCCGCCAATCGCTTGCAAGCCTCATGTCGATTCATGGCCGCGACGGCTGGATCCTTGTCACCGGCGCGTCGCGCGACAAAAAGGCCGACGAAATCGTCGGCGCGCTGGCGCCATCCTTTGACACGATCATTTGTACGGCAGCGCATCACAAGGGAGCCGACGCGCAAACCATCGCGGCCGCGGCGCGGCGCGGCAATCCCAAGGCGAACATTCATGTCGCCGCGACAATCGCAGACGCGGCGCGGCTCTCGCAGGAGATGGCTCGGCGCCAAAAGCGAAGCGTATACGTGGCGGGCGGATTATTCCTGGCGGTCGAATACACGACCGTCGTCAAGGGTGGCCGCGCGGAAGATTTGGAGTTTTTCTGA